A genome region from Populus alba chromosome 3, ASM523922v2, whole genome shotgun sequence includes the following:
- the LOC118031045 gene encoding uncharacterized protein isoform X2 — protein sequence MENTKTDGKEEEEEEESVVLEIPLGDAAETFNLEKAVCSHGLFMMSPNHWDPLSLTFSRPLRLSLSDSDSDSDPQVSTPTTSLFVSISHPPHLPRSLSVRVYGTRCLSPKHQESLVAQVVRMLRLSETDERNAREFRKMAEAAAAEENYSWLTGFGGRVFRSPTLFEDMVKCILLCNCQWPRTLSMARALCELQCELQCKSSGVFVAQAVNATVKNKCNDTAHNFIPNTSAGKESKRNIRACKVSKHLASKIVETGTLLEADANLKTDSAPIGRETLESVENDSCARCSSRHGSDSCAPDSLQSQHGIQPDVNKMICNFPSPRELANLDESFLAKRCNLGYRAIRIIKLAQSIVEGRIPLREVEEGCANGASSSCYNKLADQFRQIDGFGPFTCANVLMCMGFYHIIPADSETVRHLKQVHAKKSTIQTVQRDVEEIYGKYAPFQFLAYWAELWHFYEKRFGKLSEIPTSDYKLMTASNMRSKGGHKNKRTKRC from the exons ATGGAAAACACAAAAACTgatggaaaagaagaagaagaagaagaagagagtgtAGTGTTGGAAATTCCACTAGGAGACGCAGCAGAGACATTCAACTTAGAGAAAGCAGTATGCAGCCATGGCTTATTCATGATGTCTCCCAACCATTGGGACCCTCTCTCCCTAACATTCTCTCGACCTTTGCGTCTCTCTCTATCTGATTCTGATTCTGATTCTGATCCTCAAGTTTCCACTCCTACTACTTCACTCTTTGTCTCCATCTCTCACCCTCCTCACCTCCCTCGCTCTCTCAGCGTCCGCGTTTATGGCACGCGTTGTCTCTCTCCAAAGCATCAAGAATCACTGGTGGCTCAGGTGGTGAGGATGCTGAGGTTGTCGGAAACAGATGAAAGGAATGCAAGAGAGTTTAGAAAGATGGCAGAGGCGGCAGCCGCGGAGGAAAACTATTCTTGGTTGACAGGCTTTGGTGGGAGAGTGTTTAGGTCTCCCACTCTGTTTGAGGATATGGTCAAGTGCATTCTTCTTTGTAATTGCCA ATGGCCGAGGACTTTGAGCATGGCTAGAGCACTTTGTGAGTTACAGTGTGAACTGCAGTGTAAATCATCTGGTGTGTTTGTTGCTCAAGCTGTGAATGCGACTGTCAAGAATAAATGTAACGACACTGCTCATAATTTTATTCCGAACACGTCTGCTGGTAAAGAGTCCAAGAGAAATATCAGAGCATGTAAAGTTTCAAAACACTTAGCAAGCAAGATTGTGGAAACAGGAACCCTCTTGGAAGCTGATGCTAACTTGAAAACAGATAGTGCCCCTATTGGAAGAGAAACTCTGGAGAGTGTAGAAAATGATTCATGTGCAAGATGCAGTTCACGTCATGGGTCTGATTCCTGTGCGCCTGATAGTCTTCAATCTCAGCATGGAATACAACCTGATGTGAACAAGATGATTTGTAATTTCCCCAGTCCAAGAGAACTAGCAAATCTTGATGAAAGTTTTCTGGCCAAGCGCTGCAATCTTGGCTACCGAGCAATTCGAATCATAAAACTTGCCCAGAGCATTGTAGAAGGGAGGATTCCGCTAAGAGAAGTTGAAGAAGGTTGTGCTAATGGAGCAAGCTCTTCTTGCTATAACAAGTTGGCTGATCAGTTTAGACAGATAGATGGATTTGGTCCTTTCACATGCGCAAATGTGCTTATGTGCATGGGATTTTATCATATCATTCCAGCTGATTCTGAGACAGTGAGACATCTAAAACAG GTGCATGCCAAAAAATCCACCATTCAAACAGTTCAAAGGGATGTTGAAGAGATATATGGAAAATATGCGCCCTTCCAGTTCCTAGCATACTG GGCTGAGTTATGGCACTTCTATGAGAAAAGATTTGGGAAGCTAAGTGAAATACCAACATCTGATTATAAACTTATGACTGCCAGCAATATGAGAAGTAAAGGTGGTCATAAAAATAAGAGGACTAAAAGATGCTAA
- the LOC118031045 gene encoding uncharacterized protein isoform X1 has product MENTKTDGKEEEEEEESVVLEIPLGDAAETFNLEKAVCSHGLFMMSPNHWDPLSLTFSRPLRLSLSDSDSDSDPQVSTPTTSLFVSISHPPHLPRSLSVRVYGTRCLSPKHQESLVAQVVRMLRLSETDERNAREFRKMAEAAAAEENYSWLTGFGGRVFRSPTLFEDMVKCILLCNCQWPRTLSMARALCELQCELQCKSSGVFVAQAVNATVKNKCNDTAHNFIPNTSAGKESKRNIRACKVSKHLASKIVETGTLLEADANLKTDSAPIGRETLESVENDSCARCSSRHGSDSCAPDSLQSQHGIQPDVNKMICNFPSPRELANLDESFLAKRCNLGYRAIRIIKLAQSIVEGRIPLREVEEGCANGASSSCYNKLADQFRQIDGFGPFTCANVLMCMGFYHIIPADSETVRHLKQLSIQVHAKKSTIQTVQRDVEEIYGKYAPFQFLAYWAELWHFYEKRFGKLSEIPTSDYKLMTASNMRSKGGHKNKRTKRC; this is encoded by the exons ATGGAAAACACAAAAACTgatggaaaagaagaagaagaagaagaagagagtgtAGTGTTGGAAATTCCACTAGGAGACGCAGCAGAGACATTCAACTTAGAGAAAGCAGTATGCAGCCATGGCTTATTCATGATGTCTCCCAACCATTGGGACCCTCTCTCCCTAACATTCTCTCGACCTTTGCGTCTCTCTCTATCTGATTCTGATTCTGATTCTGATCCTCAAGTTTCCACTCCTACTACTTCACTCTTTGTCTCCATCTCTCACCCTCCTCACCTCCCTCGCTCTCTCAGCGTCCGCGTTTATGGCACGCGTTGTCTCTCTCCAAAGCATCAAGAATCACTGGTGGCTCAGGTGGTGAGGATGCTGAGGTTGTCGGAAACAGATGAAAGGAATGCAAGAGAGTTTAGAAAGATGGCAGAGGCGGCAGCCGCGGAGGAAAACTATTCTTGGTTGACAGGCTTTGGTGGGAGAGTGTTTAGGTCTCCCACTCTGTTTGAGGATATGGTCAAGTGCATTCTTCTTTGTAATTGCCA ATGGCCGAGGACTTTGAGCATGGCTAGAGCACTTTGTGAGTTACAGTGTGAACTGCAGTGTAAATCATCTGGTGTGTTTGTTGCTCAAGCTGTGAATGCGACTGTCAAGAATAAATGTAACGACACTGCTCATAATTTTATTCCGAACACGTCTGCTGGTAAAGAGTCCAAGAGAAATATCAGAGCATGTAAAGTTTCAAAACACTTAGCAAGCAAGATTGTGGAAACAGGAACCCTCTTGGAAGCTGATGCTAACTTGAAAACAGATAGTGCCCCTATTGGAAGAGAAACTCTGGAGAGTGTAGAAAATGATTCATGTGCAAGATGCAGTTCACGTCATGGGTCTGATTCCTGTGCGCCTGATAGTCTTCAATCTCAGCATGGAATACAACCTGATGTGAACAAGATGATTTGTAATTTCCCCAGTCCAAGAGAACTAGCAAATCTTGATGAAAGTTTTCTGGCCAAGCGCTGCAATCTTGGCTACCGAGCAATTCGAATCATAAAACTTGCCCAGAGCATTGTAGAAGGGAGGATTCCGCTAAGAGAAGTTGAAGAAGGTTGTGCTAATGGAGCAAGCTCTTCTTGCTATAACAAGTTGGCTGATCAGTTTAGACAGATAGATGGATTTGGTCCTTTCACATGCGCAAATGTGCTTATGTGCATGGGATTTTATCATATCATTCCAGCTGATTCTGAGACAGTGAGACATCTAAAACAG CTGTCAATACAGGTGCATGCCAAAAAATCCACCATTCAAACAGTTCAAAGGGATGTTGAAGAGATATATGGAAAATATGCGCCCTTCCAGTTCCTAGCATACTG GGCTGAGTTATGGCACTTCTATGAGAAAAGATTTGGGAAGCTAAGTGAAATACCAACATCTGATTATAAACTTATGACTGCCAGCAATATGAGAAGTAAAGGTGGTCATAAAAATAAGAGGACTAAAAGATGCTAA